From a single Balneolales bacterium ANBcel1 genomic region:
- a CDS encoding dihydroorotase, with amino-acid sequence MSNKKELLITNVHPVDGRNDGGTRVDMRISNGMIAEIGTGLARESAGEVYDADGAYVSPGWMDMHVHLREPGFEHKETIVTGCEAAAAGGFTAVACMPNTNPPIHTRDVVSYVKKQAAGLPVDVYPIGTVTKERAGKSLAEMADMKQGGAVAFSDDGDPVQDSRLMRTALEYSAMLGMPVINHEEDLPLSRPGHMHEGRVSTRLGLAGSPSIAEEVMIARDIMLAELTGGHVHVAHISTRKGVELVREARKKGIRVTTEVCPHHFDLTDEEIERRGFDTNWKMHPPLRTADDVQAMIEGLADGTIDAICTDHAPHSVDEKEVEFIYAPNGIIGLETAWSIICKRLVGPGVLTLGQAVEKLAVNPRNILNLPVPKLEAGTEANLTLFSTMHEWICSRDEIRSRSSNTPYLGETLTGRALAIYNNGQFVKTAR; translated from the coding sequence ATGAGTAATAAAAAGGAGTTGCTGATCACGAATGTGCATCCGGTCGACGGCCGGAATGACGGCGGTACGCGTGTCGATATGCGTATTTCGAACGGTATGATAGCTGAAATCGGGACCGGCCTTGCGAGGGAGTCCGCCGGGGAGGTCTATGACGCCGACGGCGCGTACGTTTCCCCGGGGTGGATGGATATGCATGTCCACCTCCGCGAGCCGGGCTTCGAGCACAAAGAGACCATCGTCACCGGATGCGAGGCCGCTGCAGCCGGCGGTTTTACGGCAGTGGCGTGCATGCCGAACACCAATCCGCCCATCCATACGCGCGATGTGGTCTCGTACGTCAAAAAACAGGCGGCGGGACTTCCGGTGGATGTCTATCCGATTGGTACCGTCACCAAAGAACGGGCCGGCAAATCCCTGGCCGAAATGGCCGACATGAAACAGGGTGGGGCAGTGGCGTTCAGCGACGACGGGGACCCCGTCCAGGACAGCCGCCTGATGCGTACCGCCCTGGAGTATTCGGCAATGCTGGGCATGCCGGTGATCAATCATGAGGAGGATCTCCCGCTATCCCGTCCCGGACACATGCACGAGGGGCGGGTTTCCACACGCCTGGGGCTGGCCGGTTCGCCGTCCATCGCCGAAGAGGTGATGATCGCCCGCGATATCATGCTGGCGGAGCTGACAGGCGGTCATGTGCATGTGGCCCACATTAGCACCCGGAAGGGGGTGGAGCTGGTCAGGGAGGCCAGGAAGAAGGGGATTCGGGTGACTACCGAGGTGTGCCCGCATCATTTCGACCTGACGGACGAGGAGATTGAGCGCCGGGGGTTCGACACCAACTGGAAGATGCATCCGCCGCTGCGTACCGCCGATGATGTGCAGGCGATGATCGAGGGGCTGGCCGACGGCACCATCGATGCCATCTGCACCGATCACGCTCCCCATTCGGTCGATGAGAAAGAGGTCGAGTTTATTTACGCCCCGAACGGGATCATCGGACTCGAGACCGCATGGAGTATCATCTGCAAGCGTCTTGTTGGTCCCGGTGTGTTGACGCTTGGGCAGGCCGTCGAAAAGCTTGCGGTCAACCCCAGAAACATACTTAACCTGCCGGTTCCCAAACTCGAAGCGGGCACAGAGGCCAACCTCACCCTGTTTTCCACAATGCATGAATGGATTTGCAGCAGGGATGAAATCCGATCCCGGTCATCCAACACTCCCTATCTTGGCGAAACCCTGACCGGCCGCGCCCTGGCCATATACAACAACGGGCAGTTCGTGAAAACCGCCCGTTGA
- the xseA gene encoding exodeoxyribonuclease VII large subunit, translating into MSILADRPPPVLTVTALTEEIKFVLEDHFSTVEVRGEISSPQASRNGHLYFTLKDAGAQLSCVMWRSQREMLDQEPQHGDEVVVSGPVQVYPPHGRYQLIVRSVRPAGAGALQQAFERLKRKLEAEGLFDPARKKELPRFPRIIGIITSATGAAFQDMRDTLEKRYPMCEVWLYHASVQGGQAVPEIVQGIRWFSERQEADLLIVGRGGGSLEDLWAFNEEPVARAIADCPIPVVSAVGHETDFSISDFVADARAATPTQAIVMAVPDINDLRMYTDDTRMQLERIVRQRIDRHKDAVSRFLDNYALHGVRRRIESRKEQLARQQEELGRGLRRRLERHRDLLAWRHEQLRPGLLNRLGRSRDEIRRMQENMAHAVRQTLLQKQSAWSGMAHRLAASDPNAPLKKGYTRIYQNGQWMRRSDRFRSGGDFEIQWSDGRTEIRRSESGPRS; encoded by the coding sequence ATGTCCATACTCGCAGATCGACCGCCGCCGGTCTTAACTGTAACGGCACTCACCGAAGAGATCAAATTTGTCCTGGAAGATCATTTCAGCACGGTTGAAGTGCGCGGCGAGATCAGCAGTCCGCAGGCCAGCCGCAACGGCCATCTCTATTTTACACTGAAGGATGCCGGTGCCCAGCTCTCCTGTGTGATGTGGCGGTCGCAGCGGGAGATGCTGGATCAAGAGCCGCAGCACGGCGATGAAGTGGTGGTAAGCGGACCGGTACAGGTTTATCCGCCGCACGGCCGTTACCAGCTGATTGTTCGCTCAGTACGCCCCGCCGGAGCCGGAGCGCTTCAACAGGCCTTTGAACGGCTGAAGCGCAAACTGGAGGCGGAAGGCCTGTTCGACCCCGCACGAAAAAAGGAACTGCCGCGGTTCCCCCGGATCATAGGTATCATCACATCGGCCACCGGCGCGGCCTTCCAGGATATGCGCGACACGCTGGAAAAACGGTATCCGATGTGCGAGGTATGGCTCTACCACGCGTCGGTGCAGGGCGGCCAGGCGGTGCCGGAAATCGTGCAGGGCATCCGGTGGTTCTCGGAACGGCAAGAGGCGGACCTGCTGATCGTCGGCCGGGGCGGCGGCTCGCTCGAAGACCTCTGGGCCTTTAACGAGGAACCGGTGGCGCGTGCCATCGCCGATTGCCCCATTCCGGTGGTCAGCGCAGTGGGGCACGAAACCGACTTCAGCATATCGGACTTTGTGGCGGATGCGCGGGCGGCGACCCCCACCCAGGCGATTGTCATGGCTGTGCCGGACATAAACGACCTGCGGATGTATACCGATGACACCCGGATGCAGCTGGAGCGCATTGTTCGTCAGCGTATCGACAGGCACAAGGACGCAGTCTCCCGGTTTCTGGATAATTACGCTCTGCACGGTGTTCGCCGGCGCATCGAAAGCCGCAAGGAGCAACTGGCCCGGCAGCAGGAAGAGCTGGGACGCGGACTCAGGCGGCGGCTCGAACGACACCGGGATTTACTGGCCTGGCGACACGAGCAGCTGAGACCCGGACTTCTCAACCGCCTCGGCCGGTCGCGTGACGAAATCCGCAGAATGCAGGAGAACATGGCCCACGCCGTTCGGCAAACCCTGCTGCAAAAGCAATCGGCCTGGAGCGGTATGGCCCACCGATTGGCCGCGTCCGATCCCAACGCGCCGCTCAAGAAAGGGTACACGCGCATCTATCAGAACGGGCAGTGGATGCGGCGGTCCGACCGGTTCCGCTCCGGCGGCGATTTCGAAATTCAATGGTCCGACGGCCGCACCGAAATCAGGCGTTCTGAAAGCGGACCACGGTCATAG
- a CDS encoding hemolysin family protein — MNEWLLIALVILLSAFFAGSEIGYVSANRLKLEIRARKTSLRSRVMAFFLRDREAFLSTTLIGNNIVNVIYATLMAIFLVQPVSAAYVALFDTFPSDFAVLFIQTVIASIVIMFFGEIVPKVIFRINSEALIFNLAIFHRVLHAVFLPFIYFANGVAGKLIALAIPQSETSEQVYRRQDIEMLLRELGDSDESDIDRDDSELLTNVLQLSNKRVRESMIPRTEIVACEKNAELQEVLQKFVSSGFSKLPVYDESIDNVIGVVFAYDLFKNPKQLSDIIRPVKHIPSSQKSKDLLSEFQKLNISLAIVIDEYGGTAGLITTEDLLEEVVGDIQDEYDMEDTLIKRVSSNTFIMNGDVPLALLSEKYPSVAWPVKKQNYETIAGYIINEVGRIPKVNEEIVIGSHKFIISKATQSRIETVKMVILN; from the coding sequence ATGAACGAGTGGCTTCTGATTGCCCTGGTTATCCTGCTGAGCGCATTTTTTGCAGGCTCGGAGATCGGCTATGTTTCCGCCAACCGGCTGAAACTGGAGATCAGGGCACGAAAAACGTCTCTTCGCTCCCGGGTAATGGCTTTTTTCCTGAGAGATCGGGAGGCTTTCCTTTCCACCACCCTCATCGGCAATAATATTGTCAACGTGATCTACGCCACGCTGATGGCAATATTTCTCGTCCAGCCGGTTTCCGCCGCCTATGTCGCACTGTTCGACACGTTCCCCTCGGACTTTGCGGTGCTGTTCATCCAAACAGTCATCGCCTCCATAGTGATCATGTTTTTCGGCGAGATCGTGCCGAAAGTGATCTTCCGGATCAATTCCGAAGCACTCATCTTTAATCTGGCGATATTTCACCGTGTACTCCACGCCGTATTCCTTCCGTTCATCTATTTTGCAAACGGAGTTGCCGGCAAGCTGATCGCCCTGGCCATCCCGCAATCCGAAACATCGGAACAGGTGTATCGCCGCCAGGATATTGAGATGCTGCTGCGGGAACTTGGCGACAGCGATGAGTCGGATATCGACCGGGACGATTCGGAACTCCTGACCAATGTCCTGCAGCTTTCCAATAAGCGGGTCCGGGAGTCCATGATACCGCGCACCGAAATCGTGGCTTGCGAGAAGAATGCCGAACTCCAGGAGGTCCTGCAGAAATTCGTTTCATCCGGCTTTTCCAAACTGCCGGTATATGACGAAAGCATCGATAATGTGATCGGTGTGGTATTCGCGTACGACCTTTTCAAGAACCCGAAGCAGCTCAGCGATATTATCCGCCCGGTGAAGCACATCCCTTCCAGCCAGAAATCCAAGGACCTGCTTTCCGAGTTTCAAAAACTCAATATCTCCCTGGCCATTGTAATTGACGAATATGGAGGCACGGCCGGCCTCATCACCACCGAGGACCTGCTTGAAGAGGTGGTGGGTGATATTCAGGACGAGTACGATATGGAGGATACGCTGATAAAACGGGTGTCATCCAATACATTCATCATGAATGGGGATGTGCCGCTTGCGCTGCTTTCCGAGAAGTACCCGTCTGTGGCCTGGCCGGTGAAGAAACAGAACTACGAGACCATCGCCGGGTATATCATCAACGAGGTGGGACGCATCCCCAAGGTCAATGAGGAGATTGTGATCGGAAGCCACAAGTTCATCATCAGCAAGGCGACACAGTCGCGGATTGAAACCGTCAAGATGGTTATTCTGAACTGA
- a CDS encoding enoyl-CoA hydratase-related protein produces the protein MNDRHETLKVAYEEGIATVTINRPDKLNVLGNRMLDELQELFGQLEEDPEVTGIVVTGSGEKAFAAGADIAELQKLKVKSGERASRKGQVVFSIIESTGKPVIAAIEGYALGGGCELALACHLRVASRGAQFGLPELGLGLIPGYGGTQRLPRLIGKGRALEMILDGRPIDAQTALDFGLVNRIVENGRTVAASRLWLQQITKKAPIAIKKAIESVHAAYPNRAQGFQEEARLFGLLCGTDDFREGTSAFLEKRKPGFNNK, from the coding sequence ATATGAGGAAGGAATCGCGACGGTGACCATCAACCGTCCGGACAAACTCAACGTGCTCGGCAACCGGATGCTGGATGAGCTTCAGGAGCTTTTCGGGCAACTTGAAGAAGATCCGGAGGTTACGGGCATTGTGGTGACCGGAAGCGGGGAGAAGGCGTTTGCAGCCGGCGCCGACATTGCCGAACTGCAGAAGCTGAAAGTGAAGAGCGGTGAACGGGCTTCAAGAAAAGGGCAGGTTGTCTTTTCCATCATCGAATCTACCGGCAAGCCGGTCATCGCCGCCATTGAGGGGTATGCGCTTGGGGGTGGATGTGAGCTTGCCCTGGCCTGCCATCTCAGGGTTGCCTCACGCGGGGCGCAGTTCGGCCTGCCCGAGCTCGGCCTGGGACTTATACCCGGTTACGGGGGCACACAGCGCCTGCCGAGGCTGATCGGCAAGGGCCGGGCACTGGAGATGATCCTGGACGGCCGGCCGATCGACGCGCAAACCGCGCTGGACTTCGGCCTGGTCAATCGCATCGTTGAAAACGGGCGCACCGTTGCGGCGTCGCGGCTCTGGCTTCAGCAGATCACAAAAAAGGCTCCAATCGCCATCAAAAAAGCGATAGAGTCGGTGCATGCCGCTTATCCCAATCGGGCGCAGGGGTTCCAGGAAGAGGCGCGGCTGTTCGGCTTGTTGTGCGGGACGGACGACTTCAGGGAGGGCACTTCCGCCTTCCTGGAGAAGCGAAAACCCGGGTTTAATAATAAATAA